One Loxodonta africana isolate mLoxAfr1 chromosome 4, mLoxAfr1.hap2, whole genome shotgun sequence genomic region harbors:
- the FRS2 gene encoding fibroblast growth factor receptor substrate 2 isoform X3 produces MELTDTELILYTRKRDSVKWHYLCLRRYGYDSNLFSFESGRRCQTGQGIFAFKCARAEELFNMLQEIMQNNSINVVEEPVVERNNHQTELEVPRTPRTPTTPGFAAQNLPNGYPRYPSFGDGSSHPSSRHPSVGSARLPSVGEESTHPLLVAEEQVHTYVNTTGVQEERKNRTSVHIPLEARASNVESNMPKEEPSSIEDRDPQILLEPEGVKFVLGPTPVQKQLMEKEKLEQLGRDQVSGSGANNTEWDTGYDSDERRDAPTVNKLVYENINGLSIPSASGVRRGRLTSTSTSETQNINNSAQRRTALLNYENLPSLPPVWEARKLSRDEDDNLGPKTPSLNGYHNNLDPMHNYVNTENVSVPASAHKIEYSRRRDCTPTVFNFDIRRPSLEHRQLNYIQVDLEGGSDSDNPQTPKTPTTPLPQTPTRRTELYAVIDIERTAAMSNLQKALPRDDGTSRKTRHNSTDLPM; encoded by the exons ATGGAACTTACAGACACAGAATTGATTTTATACACCCGCAAACGTGACTCGGTAAAGTGGCACTACCTCTGCCTGCGACGCTATGGCTATGATTCAAATCTCTTTTCTTTTGAAAGTGGTCGAAGGTGTCAAACTGGACAAG GAATCTTTGCCTTTAAGTGTGCTCGTGCAGAAGAATTATTTAACATGTTGCAAGAGATTATGCAAAATAACAGTATAAATGTGGTGGAAGAGCCAGTTGTAGAAAGGAATAATCATCAGACAGAATTGGAAGTCCCCAGAACACCTCGAACACCTACAA CTCCAGGGTTTGCTGCTCAGAACTTACCTAATGGATATCCCCGGTATCCCTCATTTGGAGATGGTTCATCTCATCCTTCGAGCAGACATCCTTCAGTGGGAAGTGCACGCCTGCCATCGGTGGGTGAAGAATCTACACATCCTTTGCTTGTGGCTGAGGAACAA gtaCATACCTATGTCAACACCACAGGTGTGCAAGAAGAGCGGAAAAACCGAACAAGTGTACACATCCCACTGGAGGCAAGGGCTTCTAATGTTGAAAGCAACATGCCAAAAGAGGAGCCAAGTAGTATTGAGGACAGAGACCCTCAGATTCTTCTTGAGCCTGAAGGAGTCAAATTCGTTTTAGGaccaactcctgtccaaaagcagttAATGGAAAAAGAGAAACTGGAGCAACTTGGAAGAGATCAAGTTAGTGGAAGTGGAGCAAATAACACAGAATGGGACACTGGATATGACAGTGATGAACGAAGAGATGCACCCACTGTTAACAAACTAGTGTATGAAAACATAAATGGGCTATCTATCCCTAGTGCCTCAGGGGTCAGGAGAGGTCGTCTGACATCCACCAGTACCTCAGAGACCCAGAATATCAACAACTCAGCTCAGAGAAGAACTGCATTGTTAAACTATGAAAATTTACCATCTTTGCCTCCTGTTTGGGAAGCCCGCAAGCTAAGTAGGGATGAAGATGACAATTTAGGACCAAAGACTCCATCTCTAAATGGCTACCATAATAATCTAGATCCAATGCATAACTATGTAAATACAGAGAATGTATCAGTGCCAGCAAGTGCTCACAAAATAGAATATTCAAGGCGTCGGGACTGTACACCGACAGTCTTTAACTTTGATATCAGACGCCCAAGTTTAGAACACAGGCAGCTCAATTATATACAGGTTGACCTGGAAGGTGGCAGTGACTCTGACAACCCTCAGACTCCAAAAACGCCTACCACTCCCCTTCCACAAACCCCTACCAGGCGCACAGAGCTGTATGCTGTGATAGACATCGAGAGAACTGCTGCTATGTCAAATTTGCAGAAAGCACTGCCTCGAGATGATGGTACATCAAGGAAAACTAGACATAATAGTACTGATCTGCCCATGTga
- the FRS2 gene encoding fibroblast growth factor receptor substrate 2 isoform X1: protein MKQTICHKVKCSCGFSTRLEQNCICFSQKRIPQELTWSSEEAMGSCCSCPDKDTVPDNHRNKFKVINVDDDGNELGSGIMELTDTELILYTRKRDSVKWHYLCLRRYGYDSNLFSFESGRRCQTGQGIFAFKCARAEELFNMLQEIMQNNSINVVEEPVVERNNHQTELEVPRTPRTPTTPGFAAQNLPNGYPRYPSFGDGSSHPSSRHPSVGSARLPSVGEESTHPLLVAEEQVHTYVNTTGVQEERKNRTSVHIPLEARASNVESNMPKEEPSSIEDRDPQILLEPEGVKFVLGPTPVQKQLMEKEKLEQLGRDQVSGSGANNTEWDTGYDSDERRDAPTVNKLVYENINGLSIPSASGVRRGRLTSTSTSETQNINNSAQRRTALLNYENLPSLPPVWEARKLSRDEDDNLGPKTPSLNGYHNNLDPMHNYVNTENVSVPASAHKIEYSRRRDCTPTVFNFDIRRPSLEHRQLNYIQVDLEGGSDSDNPQTPKTPTTPLPQTPTRRTELYAVIDIERTAAMSNLQKALPRDDGTSRKTRHNSTDLPM, encoded by the exons agCTCACATGGTCTTCTGAAGAAGCCATGGGTAGCTGTTGTAGCTGTCCAGATAAAGACACTGTCCCAGATAACCATCGGAACAAGTTTAAG GTCATTAATGTGGATGATGATGGGAATGAGTTAGGTTCTGGAATAATGGAACTTACAGACACAGAATTGATTTTATACACCCGCAAACGTGACTCGGTAAAGTGGCACTACCTCTGCCTGCGACGCTATGGCTATGATTCAAATCTCTTTTCTTTTGAAAGTGGTCGAAGGTGTCAAACTGGACAAG GAATCTTTGCCTTTAAGTGTGCTCGTGCAGAAGAATTATTTAACATGTTGCAAGAGATTATGCAAAATAACAGTATAAATGTGGTGGAAGAGCCAGTTGTAGAAAGGAATAATCATCAGACAGAATTGGAAGTCCCCAGAACACCTCGAACACCTACAA CTCCAGGGTTTGCTGCTCAGAACTTACCTAATGGATATCCCCGGTATCCCTCATTTGGAGATGGTTCATCTCATCCTTCGAGCAGACATCCTTCAGTGGGAAGTGCACGCCTGCCATCGGTGGGTGAAGAATCTACACATCCTTTGCTTGTGGCTGAGGAACAA gtaCATACCTATGTCAACACCACAGGTGTGCAAGAAGAGCGGAAAAACCGAACAAGTGTACACATCCCACTGGAGGCAAGGGCTTCTAATGTTGAAAGCAACATGCCAAAAGAGGAGCCAAGTAGTATTGAGGACAGAGACCCTCAGATTCTTCTTGAGCCTGAAGGAGTCAAATTCGTTTTAGGaccaactcctgtccaaaagcagttAATGGAAAAAGAGAAACTGGAGCAACTTGGAAGAGATCAAGTTAGTGGAAGTGGAGCAAATAACACAGAATGGGACACTGGATATGACAGTGATGAACGAAGAGATGCACCCACTGTTAACAAACTAGTGTATGAAAACATAAATGGGCTATCTATCCCTAGTGCCTCAGGGGTCAGGAGAGGTCGTCTGACATCCACCAGTACCTCAGAGACCCAGAATATCAACAACTCAGCTCAGAGAAGAACTGCATTGTTAAACTATGAAAATTTACCATCTTTGCCTCCTGTTTGGGAAGCCCGCAAGCTAAGTAGGGATGAAGATGACAATTTAGGACCAAAGACTCCATCTCTAAATGGCTACCATAATAATCTAGATCCAATGCATAACTATGTAAATACAGAGAATGTATCAGTGCCAGCAAGTGCTCACAAAATAGAATATTCAAGGCGTCGGGACTGTACACCGACAGTCTTTAACTTTGATATCAGACGCCCAAGTTTAGAACACAGGCAGCTCAATTATATACAGGTTGACCTGGAAGGTGGCAGTGACTCTGACAACCCTCAGACTCCAAAAACGCCTACCACTCCCCTTCCACAAACCCCTACCAGGCGCACAGAGCTGTATGCTGTGATAGACATCGAGAGAACTGCTGCTATGTCAAATTTGCAGAAAGCACTGCCTCGAGATGATGGTACATCAAGGAAAACTAGACATAATAGTACTGATCTGCCCATGTga
- the FRS2 gene encoding fibroblast growth factor receptor substrate 2 isoform X2 — protein MGSCCSCPDKDTVPDNHRNKFKVINVDDDGNELGSGIMELTDTELILYTRKRDSVKWHYLCLRRYGYDSNLFSFESGRRCQTGQGIFAFKCARAEELFNMLQEIMQNNSINVVEEPVVERNNHQTELEVPRTPRTPTTPGFAAQNLPNGYPRYPSFGDGSSHPSSRHPSVGSARLPSVGEESTHPLLVAEEQVHTYVNTTGVQEERKNRTSVHIPLEARASNVESNMPKEEPSSIEDRDPQILLEPEGVKFVLGPTPVQKQLMEKEKLEQLGRDQVSGSGANNTEWDTGYDSDERRDAPTVNKLVYENINGLSIPSASGVRRGRLTSTSTSETQNINNSAQRRTALLNYENLPSLPPVWEARKLSRDEDDNLGPKTPSLNGYHNNLDPMHNYVNTENVSVPASAHKIEYSRRRDCTPTVFNFDIRRPSLEHRQLNYIQVDLEGGSDSDNPQTPKTPTTPLPQTPTRRTELYAVIDIERTAAMSNLQKALPRDDGTSRKTRHNSTDLPM, from the exons ATGGGTAGCTGTTGTAGCTGTCCAGATAAAGACACTGTCCCAGATAACCATCGGAACAAGTTTAAG GTCATTAATGTGGATGATGATGGGAATGAGTTAGGTTCTGGAATAATGGAACTTACAGACACAGAATTGATTTTATACACCCGCAAACGTGACTCGGTAAAGTGGCACTACCTCTGCCTGCGACGCTATGGCTATGATTCAAATCTCTTTTCTTTTGAAAGTGGTCGAAGGTGTCAAACTGGACAAG GAATCTTTGCCTTTAAGTGTGCTCGTGCAGAAGAATTATTTAACATGTTGCAAGAGATTATGCAAAATAACAGTATAAATGTGGTGGAAGAGCCAGTTGTAGAAAGGAATAATCATCAGACAGAATTGGAAGTCCCCAGAACACCTCGAACACCTACAA CTCCAGGGTTTGCTGCTCAGAACTTACCTAATGGATATCCCCGGTATCCCTCATTTGGAGATGGTTCATCTCATCCTTCGAGCAGACATCCTTCAGTGGGAAGTGCACGCCTGCCATCGGTGGGTGAAGAATCTACACATCCTTTGCTTGTGGCTGAGGAACAA gtaCATACCTATGTCAACACCACAGGTGTGCAAGAAGAGCGGAAAAACCGAACAAGTGTACACATCCCACTGGAGGCAAGGGCTTCTAATGTTGAAAGCAACATGCCAAAAGAGGAGCCAAGTAGTATTGAGGACAGAGACCCTCAGATTCTTCTTGAGCCTGAAGGAGTCAAATTCGTTTTAGGaccaactcctgtccaaaagcagttAATGGAAAAAGAGAAACTGGAGCAACTTGGAAGAGATCAAGTTAGTGGAAGTGGAGCAAATAACACAGAATGGGACACTGGATATGACAGTGATGAACGAAGAGATGCACCCACTGTTAACAAACTAGTGTATGAAAACATAAATGGGCTATCTATCCCTAGTGCCTCAGGGGTCAGGAGAGGTCGTCTGACATCCACCAGTACCTCAGAGACCCAGAATATCAACAACTCAGCTCAGAGAAGAACTGCATTGTTAAACTATGAAAATTTACCATCTTTGCCTCCTGTTTGGGAAGCCCGCAAGCTAAGTAGGGATGAAGATGACAATTTAGGACCAAAGACTCCATCTCTAAATGGCTACCATAATAATCTAGATCCAATGCATAACTATGTAAATACAGAGAATGTATCAGTGCCAGCAAGTGCTCACAAAATAGAATATTCAAGGCGTCGGGACTGTACACCGACAGTCTTTAACTTTGATATCAGACGCCCAAGTTTAGAACACAGGCAGCTCAATTATATACAGGTTGACCTGGAAGGTGGCAGTGACTCTGACAACCCTCAGACTCCAAAAACGCCTACCACTCCCCTTCCACAAACCCCTACCAGGCGCACAGAGCTGTATGCTGTGATAGACATCGAGAGAACTGCTGCTATGTCAAATTTGCAGAAAGCACTGCCTCGAGATGATGGTACATCAAGGAAAACTAGACATAATAGTACTGATCTGCCCATGTga